One region of Paenibacillus polymyxa M1 genomic DNA includes:
- the xseB gene encoding exodeoxyribonuclease VII small subunit, which yields MANEAELNFEAAMAALEEIVGQLEHGDVPLEQAIDLFQRGMKLSQLCSQKLEQVERKIEMIVEEDGDLRKKPFGGGLDENGGEGLE from the coding sequence GTGGCGAATGAAGCGGAATTGAATTTTGAAGCGGCCATGGCCGCTCTAGAAGAAATTGTCGGACAACTGGAGCATGGGGACGTTCCTCTGGAGCAAGCCATTGATTTGTTCCAGCGGGGGATGAAGCTGTCTCAGCTTTGCAGCCAGAAGCTGGAACAGGTCGAACGTAAAATTGAAATGATTGTGGAAGAGGATGGAGATTTGCGCAAGAAGCCTTTCGGTGGCGGATTGGATGAAAACGGCGGTGAAGGGCTTGAATAG
- the xseA gene encoding exodeoxyribonuclease VII large subunit, with protein MKLESDQVLSDVWIRGEISNFTHHSSGHMYFTLKDEGSRIRSIMFATHNRRLPFVPKEGTRVIARGNVSVYERDGQYQFYATQMQPDGIGSLYLAYEQLKQKLDAEGLFDTARKRNLPAHPATIGVITSPTGAAVRDIITTLQRRYPQAGIVLYPVLVQGKGAAPSIVKAIEAMNRMQEVQVMIVGRGGGSLEELWAFNEEAVARAIYASVIPVISAVGHETDFTIADFVADLRAATPTAAAELAVPHQGELRDQLLQREQRLRNALRQRLEASRERLLRLRRSPVLLHPRRYMLQHAERMDMLHQRLIRAAANRSRLNAEKNARMRQVLERFNPREQIRSARKQTDMAQRQLESAMRAITKTGRQQLHTGIRQLDALSPLKVMARGYSLVYDEQEKRLIKSLKDVQPGDSIKIKVSDGQLDCQVWGMKEDAKHGGE; from the coding sequence ATGAAACTGGAATCCGATCAGGTGCTGTCTGATGTATGGATACGCGGGGAGATTTCTAACTTTACGCATCATTCGAGTGGTCACATGTACTTTACGCTCAAGGATGAGGGGAGCCGGATACGTTCGATTATGTTTGCGACCCATAATAGACGGCTCCCTTTCGTACCCAAAGAAGGTACGCGTGTTATCGCCCGGGGAAACGTATCCGTGTATGAACGGGATGGACAATATCAATTTTATGCGACGCAAATGCAGCCTGACGGTATAGGCAGCCTTTATTTGGCTTATGAACAACTCAAACAAAAGCTTGATGCAGAAGGGCTGTTTGATACCGCTCGCAAACGGAATCTGCCCGCTCACCCGGCAACCATCGGTGTAATTACGTCACCGACCGGAGCGGCTGTGCGTGATATTATCACCACACTTCAACGCCGATACCCGCAGGCTGGAATCGTGTTGTATCCTGTTCTTGTGCAAGGAAAGGGTGCTGCCCCCTCGATCGTTAAGGCAATTGAAGCCATGAATCGTATGCAGGAGGTTCAGGTGATGATCGTCGGACGGGGCGGTGGCTCCTTAGAAGAACTGTGGGCATTTAATGAGGAAGCGGTTGCGCGTGCCATTTACGCATCGGTCATTCCTGTCATTTCGGCTGTTGGACACGAAACGGATTTTACCATTGCCGATTTTGTGGCTGACTTACGCGCAGCGACGCCGACCGCAGCAGCTGAGCTGGCTGTGCCTCACCAGGGAGAGCTTCGGGATCAGCTGCTCCAGCGGGAGCAACGGTTGCGCAACGCCCTTAGGCAGCGGCTGGAAGCCAGTCGTGAACGCTTGCTGAGGCTTCGGCGTTCGCCAGTGCTGCTGCATCCACGCCGCTACATGCTCCAGCATGCAGAGCGGATGGATATGCTGCATCAGCGTCTGATCCGCGCAGCAGCTAACCGTTCACGCTTAAACGCAGAGAAAAATGCTCGTATGCGTCAGGTACTAGAGCGGTTTAATCCGCGCGAACAAATTCGTTCGGCGCGCAAGCAGACGGATATGGCACAACGTCAGCTGGAGTCTGCGATGCGTGCGATCACAAAAACGGGACGGCAGCAGCTGCATACCGGAATTCGTCAGCTGGATGCGCTGAGTCCGCTCAAAGTCATGGCCCGAGGCTACAGCTTGGTATACGATGAGCAGGAGAAACGGCTGATCAAGTCGCTCAAAGATGTACAACCGGGAGATTCCATCAAGATAAAAGTGAGTGACGGGCAGTTAGACTGTCAAGTATGGGGAATGAAGGAGGACGCGAAGCACGGTGGCGAATGA
- the folD gene encoding bifunctional methylenetetrahydrofolate dehydrogenase/methenyltetrahydrofolate cyclohydrolase FolD, producing MSAPIIDGKQISQDIRASIQQEVIRLKEHSFQPGLAVVLVGEDPASQVYVKNKEKACHDLGYYSEVHRLAADTSQEALLKLVDKLNHQSNIHGILVQLPLPKHIQEKAVIDAIAVEKDVDGFHPVNVGNLVIGDDSLLPCTPAGVIELIKRAGVEIAGKHAVVIGRSNIVGKPVSLLLQRENATVTMCHSRTANMAELSRQADILVVAIGKANFIDASFVKPGAVVIDVGMNRLENGKLAGDVDFESVKQVSGPITPVPGGVGPMTITMLMQNTLVAAKRSYGLA from the coding sequence ATGTCAGCACCGATCATTGATGGTAAACAAATCTCTCAGGATATCCGGGCAAGCATTCAGCAAGAGGTCATTCGTTTGAAAGAACACAGCTTTCAACCCGGACTGGCTGTTGTACTGGTAGGCGAAGATCCTGCTTCTCAGGTGTATGTTAAAAATAAGGAAAAGGCGTGTCATGATCTCGGCTATTACTCTGAGGTTCATCGACTGGCGGCAGATACTTCGCAAGAAGCATTACTGAAACTGGTGGATAAGCTGAATCATCAAAGTAATATCCATGGGATATTGGTGCAACTGCCATTGCCAAAGCATATTCAGGAAAAAGCTGTCATTGACGCGATTGCAGTGGAGAAAGATGTTGACGGATTTCATCCGGTAAACGTAGGAAACCTGGTCATCGGCGATGATAGCCTACTGCCTTGTACTCCCGCTGGAGTCATTGAGTTAATCAAGCGTGCTGGAGTAGAGATAGCTGGTAAACATGCAGTTGTTATTGGTCGCAGTAATATCGTGGGCAAGCCAGTCTCTTTATTGCTGCAGCGTGAAAATGCTACGGTTACGATGTGTCACTCTCGTACAGCGAATATGGCCGAGCTCAGCAGACAAGCGGATATTTTGGTCGTTGCCATCGGTAAAGCCAATTTTATTGATGCTTCGTTCGTAAAACCAGGTGCAGTAGTTATCGATGTGGGAATGAATCGTCTGGAGAACGGAAAGCTGGCGGGTGACGTTGATTTTGAGAGCGTAAAGCAAGTGTCCGGTCCGATTACGCCTGTTCCCGGCGGAGTAGGCCCAATGACGATTACAATGCTGATGCAAAATACGCTCGTAGCGGCCAAGCGGTCGTACGGTTTGGCATAA
- the nusB gene encoding transcription antitermination factor NusB: protein MKRRLARELAVQSMYHMEMNEVDAAAAVDMLLQEAAEENEAEVVIKNAEMLRAYVLEHVRGTWEHKEAIDGLLADYLKGWQISRLSRVDRQILRLAVYEMIFREDVPAKVAVNEAIELSKHFGTEESGKFVNGVLGRVIQELEQLKARF, encoded by the coding sequence ATGAAAAGACGTCTGGCGAGGGAATTAGCGGTACAGAGTATGTACCATATGGAAATGAATGAAGTGGATGCGGCGGCAGCTGTAGACATGCTGCTTCAGGAAGCGGCTGAGGAAAACGAAGCCGAAGTTGTGATTAAAAACGCGGAAATGTTAAGAGCATATGTTTTGGAGCATGTGCGTGGCACATGGGAGCACAAGGAAGCTATTGACGGGCTGTTGGCGGATTACCTGAAAGGCTGGCAGATCAGCCGACTTTCACGTGTGGATCGTCAAATTTTGAGGCTTGCGGTATATGAAATGATTTTCCGCGAGGATGTTCCAGCCAAGGTCGCAGTCAATGAAGCCATTGAATTGTCGAAGCACTTTGGTACCGAGGAATCGGGTAAATTTGTTAATGGTGTGCTGGGACGAGTTATACAAGAGCTGGAGCAATTGAAAGCACGTTTTTAA
- a CDS encoding DUF2273 domain-containing protein has product MPWKEIWGSYKGRIMGITAGIFFGFIYLWAGFWNMLFFALMVFIGYTLGRRSDSALGSFLPWKEWSEWLSQRWRPFK; this is encoded by the coding sequence ATGCCCTGGAAAGAAATATGGGGAAGTTACAAGGGCCGGATCATGGGGATCACGGCCGGTATTTTTTTCGGTTTTATTTATTTGTGGGCAGGCTTTTGGAATATGTTGTTCTTTGCATTGATGGTGTTCATCGGATATACGCTAGGAAGACGTAGCGATTCAGCGCTTGGTTCATTCCTCCCTTGGAAAGAATGGAGCGAATGGTTGTCGCAACGTTGGCGTCCTTTTAAATGA
- the amaP gene encoding alkaline shock response membrane anchor protein AmaP has protein sequence MAKVMDRLLLFLYSLSIGIISILAILLLSGAIPYVLSIEDERVVWFTSLIIAGVLLLLSLRVFYISIRRNQTVQHSIDQRTEYGDIQISVDTIENLCLKAASRFRGMQDLKARVRVLESGLDITIRAIVDGESSIPVLTSEVQKGVHDHVEEITGIPVSNVSVYIANVSQSPSFKSRVE, from the coding sequence GTGGCTAAAGTTATGGACAGACTTCTGCTGTTTTTGTACAGCTTAAGTATCGGAATTATTTCCATTCTCGCCATCCTCCTCCTGAGCGGGGCCATTCCGTATGTTTTAAGCATTGAGGATGAGCGAGTGGTGTGGTTTACCAGCTTGATTATTGCAGGAGTTCTGTTGTTATTGAGTCTTCGGGTTTTTTATATCTCTATTCGACGGAACCAAACCGTACAGCATTCTATTGATCAGCGAACCGAATATGGTGACATTCAGATTTCGGTGGATACCATCGAAAACCTGTGCCTCAAAGCGGCTTCCCGATTTCGCGGGATGCAGGATCTGAAAGCACGCGTTCGTGTGTTGGAATCGGGACTTGATATTACGATTCGGGCGATTGTTGACGGGGAAAGCTCCATTCCGGTGTTAACCTCCGAGGTACAAAAGGGGGTACACGACCATGTGGAAGAAATTACAGGAATTCCAGTATCCAATGTGTCGGTGTACATCGCTAATGTTTCTCAGTCACCAAGCTTTAAGAGTCGTGTGGAATAG
- a CDS encoding Asp23/Gls24 family envelope stress response protein — MSTVPTEFERTEIGEIQIAPEVIEVIAGLATVEVPGVAGMSGGFAGGFAELLGRKNLSKGVKVEVGQREAAVDVSVIIEYGNRLPEVAAAIQHNVKRSIENMTGLNVVEVNVQIHDVQFKNAEKVEEPEVLGAGRVK; from the coding sequence ATGAGCACAGTGCCAACCGAATTCGAACGTACAGAAATTGGGGAAATTCAAATTGCCCCGGAAGTTATTGAAGTCATTGCCGGACTGGCTACCGTTGAAGTACCAGGTGTAGCGGGAATGAGTGGCGGATTTGCTGGCGGATTTGCCGAACTGCTAGGCCGCAAAAATTTATCTAAAGGTGTAAAAGTGGAAGTCGGACAGCGTGAAGCTGCTGTAGACGTCTCCGTCATTATTGAGTATGGTAACCGTCTGCCTGAGGTGGCTGCTGCTATTCAGCATAATGTTAAGCGTTCCATTGAAAACATGACAGGTCTTAACGTGGTAGAAGTGAACGTGCAAATTCATGATGTTCAATTCAAAAATGCTGAAAAAGTAGAAGAGCCGGAAGTGCTGGGCGCCGGACGGGTTAAATAG
- the accC gene encoding acetyl-CoA carboxylase biotin carboxylase subunit produces the protein MTFQKVLIANRGEIAVRIIRACREMNISTVAVYSEADKDSLHVRLADEAYCIGPTLSKDSYLNFTNLMSVATLTECDAIHPGYGFLAENADFAEICESCNITFIGPSPEAINKMGDKAVAKQTMKDAGVPVIPGSDGLVEDVQDAISIARDIGYPVIIKATAGGGGKGIRIAEDEDNLIQQITTAQQEAQKAFGNAGVYLEKYLTGMKHVEIQIIADKHGNVAYLGERDCSVQRRRQKLLEEAPCPVLSQDVREEMGQAAVRAALAVQYSGAGTLEFLLGPDNKFYFMEMNTRIQVEHPVTEMITGVDLIKEMISVAEGHPLSFTQEEVTINGWAIECRINAEDPDRNFMPAPGKIGFYLPPGGPGVRVDSAAYPGYSIPPYYDSMIAKLIVWAPTRQEAIAKMKRALAEFAIEGIPTTISFHQRLLEHPTFIEGDFDIKFLEENEV, from the coding sequence ATGACATTTCAAAAAGTATTAATCGCGAACCGTGGAGAAATTGCAGTTCGTATCATTCGCGCTTGCCGCGAAATGAATATTTCGACAGTTGCCGTTTATTCGGAAGCTGACAAGGATTCGTTACATGTGCGTCTCGCAGATGAGGCTTACTGTATCGGACCGACGTTGTCTAAGGACAGCTACCTTAATTTTACGAACCTGATGAGTGTTGCTACATTAACTGAATGTGATGCCATTCATCCAGGTTACGGGTTTTTGGCGGAAAATGCAGACTTCGCTGAAATTTGCGAATCGTGCAATATTACGTTTATCGGACCTTCTCCTGAAGCAATTAACAAAATGGGAGACAAGGCTGTAGCCAAGCAGACCATGAAGGATGCCGGGGTTCCGGTTATTCCAGGTTCAGACGGACTGGTTGAGGATGTGCAGGATGCAATCAGCATCGCACGTGATATCGGATATCCGGTCATTATCAAGGCCACAGCAGGTGGTGGTGGTAAAGGTATTCGTATCGCCGAAGATGAGGATAACCTTATTCAACAAATCACTACTGCTCAGCAGGAAGCGCAAAAGGCCTTTGGCAATGCGGGTGTGTATCTGGAAAAATATTTGACCGGTATGAAACACGTGGAAATACAGATCATAGCGGACAAGCATGGTAATGTTGCCTATTTGGGCGAACGGGACTGCTCTGTACAGCGTCGTCGTCAGAAGTTGTTGGAGGAAGCACCATGTCCAGTACTTTCGCAGGACGTGCGTGAAGAAATGGGACAGGCAGCTGTTCGTGCAGCTTTGGCCGTTCAATACTCTGGTGCAGGTACGCTTGAATTTTTGCTTGGCCCGGACAATAAATTCTATTTCATGGAAATGAACACTCGTATTCAGGTAGAACATCCAGTAACAGAAATGATTACCGGTGTAGACCTGATTAAAGAAATGATTTCGGTCGCTGAAGGGCATCCGCTTTCCTTTACTCAGGAAGAAGTCACGATTAATGGCTGGGCAATAGAATGCCGCATTAATGCTGAGGACCCGGATCGTAATTTTATGCCTGCACCGGGTAAAATCGGATTTTATCTGCCTCCAGGCGGTCCTGGAGTACGGGTAGACAGCGCTGCTTATCCAGGTTATAGCATTCCTCCTTATTATGACTCTATGATTGCCAAGCTGATTGTATGGGCGCCTACACGGCAGGAGGCGATTGCCAAAATGAAGCGGGCTTTAGCTGAGTTTGCTATTGAGGGCATACCCACAACGATTTCTTTTCACCAGCGCTTGCTAGAGCATCCGACCTTTATTGAAGGCGATTTTGATATTAAATTTTTGGAGGAAAACGAAGTTTAA
- the accB gene encoding acetyl-CoA carboxylase biotin carboxyl carrier protein, giving the protein MFKLSEIKELIKLVDETSVHELEIENEGTRLMIRKPGKSEIVTVQAPVTAPAYTVAPQAAIPNPQAQSDVGHATAGEPKEYASNLHKIVSPMVGTFYSSSSPDTAPYVSIGSKVGDKTTVCIIEAMKLMNELEAEVKGEIVEILAENGQLVEYGQPLFLVKPE; this is encoded by the coding sequence ATGTTTAAATTAAGCGAGATTAAGGAATTGATCAAGCTGGTGGATGAAACGTCTGTGCATGAGCTTGAAATTGAAAATGAAGGAACTCGCCTCATGATCCGTAAACCGGGCAAAAGCGAGATCGTTACGGTACAGGCTCCTGTAACAGCACCTGCTTATACAGTGGCGCCACAAGCTGCAATTCCGAATCCACAAGCACAGTCCGATGTTGGACATGCAACTGCTGGGGAACCGAAGGAATATGCAAGCAATCTACATAAAATCGTATCTCCGATGGTGGGCACTTTCTATAGTTCTTCATCCCCGGATACGGCACCGTATGTGAGTATCGGCAGTAAAGTAGGCGATAAAACAACGGTATGTATTATTGAAGCGATGAAGTTGATGAACGAGTTGGAAGCTGAAGTGAAGGGCGAAATTGTTGAAATTTTGGCCGAAAACGGACAGTTGGTTGAGTATGGCCAGCCATTGTTCCTTGTGAAACCGGAGTAA